The following are encoded together in the Oscillatoria sp. FACHB-1407 genome:
- a CDS encoding oxidoreductase, producing MTQKTWFVTGASRGIGAEIAIAVLAAGDQLIATARKKTDLQQFESNPNVLTLSLDVTDEAQVQAAVAAGLERFGQIDVLVNNAGFGILGGIEETSAQEVERVYRTNVFGLLNVIRAVLPSMRQHRSGHIINLSSIGGYRSAPGWGVYSSTKFAVEGITEALHDELAPLGIHATVVEPGYFRTNFLDGSSLQRTAIEIPDYAETVGKVRKLASDLSYQQPGDPIKLAQAMLQLANADTPPLRLPLGTDTLQAIAQKNAYVEQETEQWRTLAESTDYR from the coding sequence ATGACTCAGAAGACATGGTTCGTTACAGGTGCTTCTCGTGGAATTGGAGCCGAAATCGCGATCGCCGTTTTGGCAGCAGGAGATCAATTAATTGCGACCGCTCGCAAAAAGACCGATTTACAACAGTTTGAGTCAAACCCGAATGTGTTGACGCTGAGCCTGGATGTTACCGACGAGGCTCAAGTGCAAGCGGCAGTTGCAGCAGGACTGGAACGCTTTGGACAAATCGATGTGTTAGTCAACAATGCAGGATTCGGGATACTGGGCGGTATCGAGGAAACCAGTGCTCAAGAGGTTGAGCGAGTCTATCGCACAAATGTTTTTGGACTGTTGAATGTGATCCGCGCTGTGTTGCCCAGTATGCGCCAGCACCGCTCTGGACACATTATTAACCTATCGTCAATTGGGGGCTATCGCTCCGCTCCAGGGTGGGGCGTCTACTCCTCAACCAAGTTTGCTGTTGAAGGCATTACCGAAGCTCTCCATGATGAGTTAGCTCCTCTGGGCATCCACGCAACTGTGGTCGAGCCAGGATACTTCCGGACTAATTTTCTCGACGGTAGTTCGCTCCAGCGCACGGCAATAGAAATTCCCGATTACGCAGAGACGGTCGGTAAAGTTCGTAAACTCGCCTCTGACCTGAGCTATCAACAACCGGGAGATCCCATCAAACTTGCCCAAGCAATGCTCCAACTCGCGAATGCGGATACTCCACCGCTCCGGTTGCCTCTCGGCACAGACACCCTTCAAGCCATTGCCCAGAAGAACGCTTACGTCGAGCAAGAAACGGAACAATGGCGTACTCTGGCTGAATCGACTGATTACAGGTAG
- a CDS encoding transposase gives MGSQIIHQCQCWECQEGKEPTQSHYEQLNLLMSRLNEQQRRWMAALEAKRLGHGGTQRLSEITGLDINTIRRGRRELDGGLANRPVERVRVAGGGRKRIEKN, from the coding sequence ATGGGGAGCCAAATCATTCATCAGTGCCAGTGTTGGGAGTGCCAGGAGGGAAAGGAACCGACTCAGTCGCACTATGAACAACTGAATCTGTTGATGAGTCGATTGAATGAACAGCAACGACGATGGATGGCAGCGTTAGAAGCGAAACGGCTAGGACATGGGGGAACGCAACGCTTAAGCGAGATCACGGGATTGGACATCAATACGATTCGACGGGGACGACGGGAACTTGATGGGGGGTTAGCCAATCGACCCGTTGAGCGAGTTCGAGTGGCTGGAGGTGGGCGCAAACGGATAGAAAAAAACTAG
- a CDS encoding helix-turn-helix transcriptional regulator, translating to MSELVERVFPAGDRRIPLDHTPLNQLPTWGHWLETPHLTAAMLTPGQLEVNLLAPFEFISTRFQPGHGIAAFDSDKLIPYHAIPGGYDVVPQGSTYRSIETAGCCILLAYKQPLASRIMAEYTDEATVELVPGQIQPSTKGTKLAQALHAFFTDAHHWGGSLYLESLATLIMGHVIQNRSTVSKRLKRVPDYLTAKQLKTVLEYIEAHSSSDLRLYQIAHHVGVSPYYLAHTFKGTTGLSPYQYVLRCRIEQAQHLLRNSQMSIAAIAYEVGFGSQSHMTTVFRRTLNITPGQYRQQVNQQTQRKGL from the coding sequence ATGAGTGAGTTAGTCGAGCGTGTTTTTCCAGCAGGCGATCGCAGAATTCCCTTGGATCACACTCCTCTTAACCAGTTGCCAACCTGGGGGCACTGGCTAGAAACGCCTCATTTGACTGCTGCAATGCTCACACCAGGACAGCTAGAAGTGAATCTGTTGGCTCCGTTTGAATTTATTTCAACTCGGTTTCAGCCGGGTCATGGCATTGCCGCTTTTGACTCTGACAAGCTAATCCCCTATCACGCCATCCCAGGAGGCTATGATGTCGTTCCTCAGGGCAGCACATATCGCTCCATTGAAACGGCGGGTTGCTGCATCCTCCTGGCATACAAGCAGCCTCTTGCATCGCGGATTATGGCTGAATACACCGATGAAGCAACCGTTGAGCTAGTGCCAGGGCAAATTCAGCCCAGCACCAAAGGAACAAAACTGGCTCAAGCTCTACACGCCTTCTTTACCGATGCTCACCACTGGGGCGGTTCCTTGTATTTGGAGTCCCTTGCCACCCTGATTATGGGACACGTCATCCAGAACCGATCTACCGTCTCTAAACGGTTGAAACGAGTTCCAGATTACTTAACAGCCAAGCAGTTAAAAACCGTGCTTGAGTATATTGAGGCTCATTCAAGCAGTGATTTGAGACTTTATCAGATTGCTCATCATGTTGGCGTGAGTCCCTATTACCTGGCTCATACTTTCAAAGGTACGACGGGATTATCGCCCTACCAATATGTTTTACGCTGTCGGATAGAGCAAGCGCAACACTTACTCAGAAATAGCCAAATGTCTATCGCCGCGATCGCCTATGAAGTTGGCTTTGGTAGTCAAAGCCACATGACCACAGTATTTCGTAGAACTCTGAACATCACACCAGGGCAGTATCGCCAACAGGTTAATCAACAGACGCAGCGTAAGGGCTTGTAA
- a CDS encoding secondary thiamine-phosphate synthase enzyme YjbQ → MVHQEYISLPTKGHGDMHDLTQQISHIVQKAGIRMGMVNVFNVGSTGAIGAIEFEPGLQRDLPELLNKLIPPSRDYGHEQTWHDGNGHSHLQATWLGPSLTVPIEQGKLVLGTWQQIFHLECDVKARQRKVMVTVYGE, encoded by the coding sequence ATGGTTCATCAGGAATACATTAGCCTACCAACGAAAGGGCATGGAGATATGCATGATTTGACTCAACAGATCAGCCACATTGTCCAAAAAGCAGGCATTCGGATGGGAATGGTGAATGTGTTTAACGTGGGCAGCACGGGCGCAATTGGTGCCATTGAATTTGAGCCAGGGCTTCAACGAGACTTACCTGAATTGCTAAACAAGCTAATTCCACCCAGTCGGGATTACGGGCATGAGCAGACCTGGCATGATGGCAACGGGCATTCCCATCTCCAGGCAACCTGGCTTGGACCATCCCTGACCGTACCCATCGAGCAGGGCAAGCTAGTTCTTGGAACATGGCAGCAGATTTTTCACCTGGAATGTGATGTCAAAGCCAGACAACGCAAAGTGATGGTGACGGTCTACGGGGAGTAG
- a CDS encoding cupin domain-containing protein: protein MSQSLWLFGTRLNILADHTTTGGQYDLIEGYFPPGTQTPPHRHTRYSEQLYVLEGEFTVWAGEEKLVLNVGESFLISPSTPHVVAVPGDRPARGLVVAAPSGFARLIAAVGTLDEKEMPNMELFESISTAIGDEVLGAPGELPMYNV from the coding sequence ATGTCACAATCACTCTGGCTATTTGGTACTCGTCTGAACATCCTTGCCGATCACACAACAACTGGAGGTCAATACGACTTGATCGAAGGCTACTTTCCTCCCGGCACACAAACACCTCCCCATCGCCACACCCGCTATTCCGAACAACTCTATGTATTGGAAGGAGAATTCACAGTCTGGGCAGGGGAAGAAAAGCTTGTGCTGAATGTAGGTGAAAGCTTCCTGATTTCTCCCAGTACACCTCATGTGGTGGCTGTTCCTGGCGATCGCCCTGCTCGTGGATTAGTGGTTGCTGCACCCAGTGGCTTTGCGCGGTTAATTGCAGCAGTCGGAACACTGGATGAAAAAGAAATGCCGAATATGGAATTGTTTGAATCTATTTCTACCGCGATCGGTGATGAAGTTCTGGGTGCGCCTGGAGAGCTACCCATGTATAACGTTTAG
- a CDS encoding AraC family transcriptional regulator, with the protein MVDEFLKHETTIDACQKLAELVTRHTDGKGNGIHSTAIAQLEFMRESVAPTVLRAVYEPTLCIILQGRKETLLGKETYRYSAAQYIVVTVDLPLSGNIVEATPDKPYLCFKLSLDATGLWDIIDQLQRGSDQKESLVRGLFVSDANAPLIDCATRLTRLLDTPQDIPFLAPMIIRELYYRLLMSDQSEAVWQIATSGSHMQRIAEVIKQIKAEFTEPLSMDDLAKQARMSSATFHRHFKAVTSMSPLQYQKQLRLLEARRLMLAEDVDATCAAYQVGYESPSQFSREYSRMFGAPPIKDIERLRVA; encoded by the coding sequence ATGGTAGACGAATTTCTAAAGCACGAAACCACAATTGATGCTTGTCAGAAACTGGCGGAATTAGTGACTCGCCACACGGATGGCAAGGGGAATGGTATTCATTCAACGGCGATCGCTCAGTTAGAATTTATGCGGGAATCGGTGGCTCCTACTGTCCTCCGCGCTGTGTACGAACCGACGCTTTGCATTATTCTTCAGGGTAGAAAAGAAACTTTACTGGGTAAGGAAACCTATCGCTACAGTGCGGCTCAATACATTGTTGTCACAGTCGATCTGCCGCTTAGTGGAAACATTGTCGAAGCGACACCGGATAAGCCGTATCTCTGCTTTAAGCTCAGCCTGGACGCGACTGGGCTTTGGGATATTATCGACCAACTCCAGCGCGGTTCAGATCAAAAAGAAAGTTTAGTCAGGGGCTTATTCGTGAGCGATGCCAATGCCCCGTTGATTGATTGTGCTACCCGACTCACACGGCTTCTGGACACGCCCCAGGATATTCCATTCCTGGCACCAATGATAATTCGCGAACTCTACTATCGCCTTTTGATGAGCGATCAGAGCGAAGCGGTTTGGCAGATCGCGACCTCTGGCAGTCATATGCAGCGCATTGCAGAGGTGATTAAACAGATCAAAGCTGAGTTTACGGAGCCATTGAGCATGGATGATTTGGCAAAGCAAGCGAGGATGTCTTCTGCAACATTTCATCGGCACTTTAAGGCAGTGACCTCAATGAGCCCGTTGCAATATCAAAAGCAGTTGCGGTTATTGGAAGCCCGTCGTCTGATGCTAGCTGAAGATGTAGATGCAACTTGTGCAGCATATCAGGTGGGTTATGAAAGCCCTTCTCAGTTCAGCCGCGAATATTCCCGCATGTTTGGTGCGCCACCCATAAAGGATATTGAACGTTTACGAGTTGCCTGA
- a CDS encoding DsbA family protein has product MQTTNGKHHPLLVLPSTHDHIQGVLNSTVVLVMYGDYQDPRSADVYRLIKAIQHHVVSLGEDFLCFVFRHFPQRQIHPQAQRAAEAVEAATFQGQFWQMHDRLFIHQRTLGDGYLIEYANDLGLDTCQFLQDLCQHAHLDRIHQDIESGIQSGVTNTPTSFINGIRYCDRWTIERLMAAIVTPNIH; this is encoded by the coding sequence ATGCAAACAACGAATGGCAAACATCATCCATTACTCGTTCTACCTTCAACACATGACCACATTCAAGGTGTACTCAATTCTACTGTGGTGTTGGTCATGTACGGGGATTATCAAGATCCTCGAAGTGCAGACGTTTATCGGTTGATTAAAGCCATTCAACACCACGTTGTTTCACTTGGAGAGGATTTTTTGTGTTTTGTCTTTCGTCATTTTCCACAAAGGCAAATTCATCCCCAGGCTCAACGTGCGGCTGAAGCAGTTGAGGCAGCCACTTTTCAAGGACAATTTTGGCAGATGCACGACCGTCTATTCATCCATCAACGGACGCTAGGCGACGGCTATTTAATCGAGTATGCCAATGATTTAGGACTTGATACCTGCCAATTTCTGCAAGATCTGTGTCAACATGCCCATCTCGATCGCATTCATCAGGACATTGAAAGCGGAATTCAAAGTGGAGTAACTAATACCCCAACGTCGTTTATTAATGGCATTCGCTATTGCGATCGCTGGACTATTGAACGGTTGATGGCAGCTATTGTTACTCCAAATATTCATTAA
- a CDS encoding thermonuclease family protein, translating into MTAFLPAHSWTEGSDASLLAQTQPPNALPTVVSTGDGDTLRVRDRGQVITVRIACTDAPERAQVPWGDRAAARLRQLLPPGQAVQLRVVDIDRYGRTVGEVFLGNEPVGVILVREGLVAVYRDYLSGCPDTDDLYLQAEAQARQQRRGLWSEANPVMPWDFRRQQGGSTPSPSPSVSPSPRPSPHPSVRPSPSPSPLPTIPRLDLNCSDFRTQAEAQRILERDRSDPHRLDGDRDGIACESLP; encoded by the coding sequence TTGACGGCTTTTCTTCCTGCTCACTCATGGACTGAAGGCTCTGACGCTTCTCTTCTGGCTCAAACTCAACCCCCCAATGCCTTACCTACTGTAGTCTCAACTGGAGATGGGGATACGTTGAGGGTTAGGGATAGAGGACAGGTGATCACCGTGAGAATCGCTTGCACAGATGCTCCAGAGCGTGCCCAGGTTCCGTGGGGTGATAGAGCCGCCGCTCGCCTCAGACAACTCTTGCCACCGGGTCAAGCCGTGCAACTGCGGGTAGTCGATATCGATCGCTACGGGAGAACAGTCGGTGAGGTATTCCTGGGCAATGAGCCTGTGGGAGTGATCCTGGTGCGAGAAGGGTTAGTCGCTGTGTACCGGGATTATCTGAGCGGTTGCCCTGACACCGATGATCTGTACCTGCAAGCAGAAGCCCAGGCAAGGCAGCAGAGACGGGGGCTATGGAGTGAGGCGAACCCTGTCATGCCGTGGGATTTTAGACGACAGCAGGGTGGCAGTACTCCCTCTCCTTCCCCTTCAGTTAGCCCCTCTCCACGCCCTTCTCCACACCCCTCAGTTAGACCTTCTCCCTCTCCCTCCCCTCTCCCGACCATACCCAGACTGGATCTCAATTGCTCTGACTTTAGAACTCAAGCAGAAGCCCAGCGGATATTAGAACGGGATCGCAGTGACCCTCATCGCCTGGATGGCGATCGCGATGGGATAGCCTGTGAAAGCTTACCGTGA
- a CDS encoding MAPEG family protein, whose protein sequence is MTDLVPISTLFVGLNGLLAFVLSYIAASERVKTRVWHGESKDDVVMQTDPLTNPSPWVLTIERLTQQQLEKSKIDAGALQRKVRAHSNFAEYVPQGLLFLVVLELMQAQSWLIWLLGGVLTIARIAHAYGLMTKYGPSISRATGFFLTWFVYIIGSVACLYYGVQGLIRL, encoded by the coding sequence ATGACTGATTTAGTGCCGATTTCAACCCTTTTCGTGGGGTTAAATGGATTGCTTGCCTTTGTCCTCTCCTACATTGCCGCATCGGAGCGAGTCAAAACACGAGTCTGGCATGGGGAATCCAAAGACGATGTTGTGATGCAGACTGATCCACTGACTAATCCCAGTCCCTGGGTATTAACAATCGAACGATTGACGCAACAACAACTGGAAAAAAGCAAAATAGATGCGGGGGCACTACAGCGTAAAGTCCGAGCACATAGCAATTTTGCCGAGTATGTTCCGCAGGGATTGCTGTTTCTGGTCGTGCTGGAATTGATGCAGGCGCAAAGTTGGTTAATCTGGTTGTTAGGTGGGGTACTCACGATCGCTCGAATTGCCCATGCCTATGGATTGATGACCAAGTACGGTCCATCCATCAGTCGTGCTACAGGTTTCTTTCTAACCTGGTTTGTTTACATCATCGGCAGCGTTGCTTGCCTCTACTATGGTGTTCAAGGGCTGATCCGACTATGA
- a CDS encoding two-partner secretion domain-containing protein: MSRLHRRIWFVTSLIMGGLLCTPPIAAQVVPDDTLPQGERSQISGNPNFQIDGGARRGGNLFHSFSQFSVPTGGSAYFNNAADVQNIFSRVTGRSISNIDGVIRANGTANLFLLNPNGIIFGPNASLNIGGSLVASTASSIQFADGTEFSAINPSASPLLTISVPIGLQFNGQQGDIVMQGTPENPVTEIGDAGQLLDTAQPIDAADGTRFNAIAGNLNYDNDVDLYQLYLRQGVPFQASTVSGTNVDTQLFLFDSRGVGLLTNDDSSNTLQSALPLDAPIIPAVSGTYYLGISSQFNAPLSSEGRIFSQLEEPNGPGAGLPLSSWNTSRVNDRGPYVITLVPQSYFQVQPGRTIALVGGNVTLERSNLQALGGRVELGGIANSGTVGLNVNGDRINLSFPNPVTRADVTLRNSGIDVRRANGSMSIVARNIDITRSLLRGGIPNNLRLPDAQTGDLDLNATGSITFGDSSNLVAALEGEGAIGNINLTAGERISIDNATVDLRVVPEGVGNAGDINITTGSLFLRNSGRVVAFTFGRGDVGSLNINARDTVSVEGRNIGGFPSRLSNSVFSESIGNSGGINITTGLFSVTNGARVNSTTVGQEDAGDITINARDTVLFRNSAGLPDSRTQLETSTFGDGNGGNINITTGSLFIANGARMFSNTRGSGNAGNVTINARDVVSLDGENPNGRGNENLLFTLNSTIYTQVNSGSVGPPGSELRFRGTGRGGDVTITTGSLFLTNGGAVNTATQGQGNAGRVTIVARDTVQIRGTAPTRPDEPSGVVTSATLGSVGNGGDVIIRTGSLAVSDRGRINTNTQGQGNAGNIRIRANDTALFDDGDAISTVEQSAVGRGGNINVEARSLSVLNHAQLIASTTGNGNAGNITISTDRVSLNGGGQLVTTTLRNGQAGNITLNTPLLQLSGRTSGLFAGTTSTGNAGNLTIQSRGNGQAVRVELSAGAQISASTASSGRGGRLTITAPDSITLTGNGSVISAETSGRGVGGNLTLQTATLNIQNQAQVTVSSSGRGSAGSLFVDADRIFLDNGGRIRADTSGGGGNVSLRSPLIVLRNGSNITTNATGRNIPGGNIGIDTRFLVAVPNEDSNISANSEDFRGGNVSIEAIALYGIQPSSTSTPLSDITATGATSALPGTVDVTTATVDPTVGLLALPTDVADASQLIAQECPANEDNSFVITGRGGLPPTPEQQLDDDARWSDRRRLVVPSPNYERDNNHQPLNDQSQRLQDNNRISNSEITEATQWLMSSSGEVVLVANTPHSTVQRMSNGAIACSNRR, from the coding sequence ATGAGCCGATTGCATCGAAGAATATGGTTTGTAACGAGCCTGATCATGGGTGGGCTGCTGTGTACTCCACCGATCGCTGCTCAAGTTGTGCCTGATGACACATTGCCTCAAGGAGAGCGATCGCAAATTTCAGGGAATCCCAACTTTCAGATTGATGGGGGAGCCAGACGAGGGGGCAATCTCTTCCACAGCTTTAGCCAGTTCTCAGTGCCGACAGGTGGGTCTGCCTACTTCAACAATGCAGCGGATGTGCAAAACATTTTCAGCCGCGTTACGGGTCGGTCAATCTCAAATATCGACGGTGTGATTCGAGCCAATGGCACTGCCAATCTATTTTTGCTTAACCCGAATGGGATCATCTTTGGTCCCAATGCCAGCTTAAACATTGGTGGTTCATTGGTAGCCAGCACAGCCAGCAGCATCCAGTTTGCGGATGGAACTGAGTTTAGTGCGATCAATCCCTCAGCCTCTCCTCTGCTAACGATTAGTGTGCCAATTGGATTGCAGTTCAATGGTCAGCAAGGTGACATTGTGATGCAGGGCACTCCTGAGAATCCCGTTACTGAAATCGGCGATGCGGGTCAGTTGCTGGATACAGCCCAACCGATCGATGCAGCGGATGGAACGCGGTTTAATGCGATCGCCGGCAATTTGAACTATGACAACGATGTTGACCTGTACCAACTGTATTTGAGACAAGGAGTGCCATTCCAAGCAAGTACGGTGAGTGGCACGAACGTTGATACTCAGTTGTTTTTATTTGATAGCAGGGGCGTGGGCTTGCTCACCAACGATGACAGTTCTAACACCCTTCAATCGGCTCTCCCCTTAGACGCCCCCATCATCCCTGCGGTTTCCGGCACCTACTACTTGGGCATTTCCAGCCAGTTTAACGCGCCCCTTAGTTCAGAAGGTAGGATCTTCAGTCAGTTAGAGGAGCCAAACGGGCCTGGAGCAGGTTTGCCTTTAAGTAGTTGGAATACGAGCCGTGTTAATGATCGCGGTCCTTATGTGATTACTCTCGTCCCTCAATCCTATTTTCAGGTGCAACCGGGCAGAACAATCGCGCTGGTGGGTGGCAATGTCACACTTGAGAGATCAAATTTGCAGGCTTTAGGGGGTCGAGTCGAGTTAGGCGGTATTGCCAACTCAGGCACTGTCGGGCTGAATGTGAATGGCGATCGCATAAATTTGAGTTTCCCCAATCCGGTAACGCGAGCCGATGTCACCTTAAGAAATAGTGGCATTGACGTGAGAAGGGCAAATGGCAGTATGAGCATTGTTGCCCGAAATATTGATATCACCAGAAGTTTACTGCGAGGCGGCATTCCCAATAATTTGCGTTTACCTGATGCTCAAACCGGAGATTTGGATCTGAATGCTACGGGATCTATCACGTTTGGTGATAGTAGCAATTTGGTAGCAGCCTTGGAAGGAGAGGGGGCGATCGGCAATATCAACCTCACAGCAGGTGAGCGCATCTCTATCGATAACGCTACGGTGGACCTTAGAGTGGTACCAGAGGGGGTTGGTAACGCTGGCGACATCAACATCACGACGGGATCACTTTTTCTCCGCAATTCCGGTAGAGTGGTTGCCTTTACGTTCGGACGTGGAGATGTCGGTAGTCTGAATATCAATGCCCGTGATACGGTTTCTGTAGAGGGTCGAAATATTGGTGGGTTTCCCAGTCGTCTATCCAATTCTGTATTTTCAGAAAGCATTGGTAATAGTGGTGGCATCAACATCACAACAGGATTGTTTTCTGTCACGAATGGGGCTAGGGTCAATTCCACCACGGTTGGGCAGGAAGATGCAGGCGATATCACGATTAATGCCCGCGACACCGTTCTTTTTAGGAATTCCGCTGGCCTTCCGGACTCTCGTACTCAGCTAGAAACTAGCACGTTTGGTGACGGTAACGGTGGCAACATCAACATCACGACGGGATCGCTTTTCATTGCCAATGGTGCGCGGATGTTCTCCAATACCCGTGGAAGCGGGAATGCAGGCAATGTGACGATTAATGCCCGCGATGTTGTCTCTCTGGATGGGGAAAACCCCAACGGACGTGGAAACGAAAACCTTCTCTTCACACTCAACAGCACGATCTACACACAAGTAAATTCAGGATCTGTGGGTCCCCCAGGCAGTGAATTGAGGTTTAGAGGTACGGGTCGAGGCGGAGATGTGACTATCACAACGGGGTCACTGTTTTTGACCAACGGAGGTGCTGTGAATACTGCCACACAGGGTCAAGGCAATGCTGGTCGCGTCACGATTGTTGCGCGGGATACTGTACAGATTCGTGGCACAGCCCCGACTCGTCCTGATGAACCTAGTGGGGTGGTTACTTCAGCGACATTAGGATCGGTCGGAAACGGGGGAGATGTCATTATCAGAACGGGTTCACTCGCTGTTTCCGACCGAGGGAGAATCAATACGAATACACAGGGACAAGGCAATGCTGGGAATATCCGTATTCGAGCAAATGATACGGCCTTGTTTGATGATGGCGATGCGATTAGTACCGTTGAGCAAAGTGCAGTGGGCCGGGGCGGCAATATTAATGTTGAGGCGCGATCGCTCTCAGTTCTCAATCATGCTCAACTGATTGCCTCCACCACTGGAAATGGCAATGCAGGTAATATCACAATTAGCACTGACAGAGTGAGCTTAAACGGGGGTGGACAACTGGTCACCACAACATTGAGGAACGGTCAGGCGGGTAACATCACCCTCAATACGCCACTTCTTCAGCTATCGGGAAGAACCAGTGGTCTGTTTGCGGGCACAACCAGCACTGGAAATGCCGGGAATTTAACGATTCAATCGCGTGGCAATGGGCAAGCTGTGCGGGTAGAACTAAGTGCTGGTGCCCAAATCTCTGCCTCGACTGCCAGTAGTGGTCGTGGGGGTCGGCTCACCATTACGGCTCCAGATTCCATTACCTTAACTGGCAATGGCTCTGTCATCTCCGCCGAGACTAGCGGTAGAGGAGTCGGGGGGAACTTAACCCTGCAAACCGCAACCCTCAACATCCAAAACCAGGCTCAAGTGACCGTTAGCAGTTCGGGCAGAGGTAGTGCAGGTTCTCTGTTTGTCGATGCCGATCGCATCTTTCTAGACAACGGAGGCAGAATCCGGGCAGACACCTCAGGCGGTGGCGGGAATGTTAGTTTGCGATCGCCCCTCATCGTCTTACGCAACGGCAGCAACATCACCACCAATGCCACTGGTAGGAACATTCCCGGTGGCAACATTGGAATTGATACGCGATTCCTGGTGGCAGTACCCAACGAGGATAGCAACATCAGTGCCAACTCTGAAGACTTTAGAGGGGGCAATGTCAGCATTGAGGCGATCGCCCTTTATGGCATCCAACCGAGTTCGACGTCCACCCCCTTAAGCGACATCACCGCTACTGGCGCAACGTCTGCTTTACCCGGCACAGTGGATGTCACAACCGCAACCGTTGATCCGACGGTTGGGTTATTAGCGTTACCAACGGATGTAGCGGATGCCTCTCAACTTATCGCTCAAGAGTGTCCTGCGAATGAGGACAATTCCTTTGTCATTACAGGTCGCGGTGGCTTACCTCCCACACCCGAACAACAACTCGATGATGATGCCCGATGGAGCGATCGCCGCAGGTTAGTTGTACCATCACCGAACTATGAAAGAGACAACAATCATCAGCCGTTGAACGATCAGAGTCAGAGATTACAGGACAATAATCGCATATCTAACTCTGAAATCACTGAAGCAACGCAGTGGTTAATGAGTTCTAGTGGAGAAGTTGTATTAGTTGCCAACACACCTCACTCAACAGTTCAACGTATGTCAAATGGGGCGATCGCCTGTAGCAACAGAAGATAA
- a CDS encoding HesA/MoeB/ThiF family protein → MSIFFHEQLYRTHTVMAKLKEFPVTICGAGALGANLAENLARAGFGKLKVIDRDRIEERNLSTQPYYRSDVGAFKAKILANNLYRAIGTKVEAETKELTSINAAQLLKESGLIVDVFDNSVARRVVKDYATHTQTPCLHAGLSADYAEVIWNDVYRVPSDINDDVCDYPLARNLVMLTVAVACEAIVSFIATREQRHFTITLKDLSVQSLNL, encoded by the coding sequence ATGAGCATCTTTTTTCATGAGCAGCTTTACAGAACGCATACCGTCATGGCAAAGCTAAAAGAGTTTCCTGTAACCATCTGTGGTGCAGGAGCGTTGGGTGCAAACCTGGCTGAGAACTTAGCTCGTGCTGGCTTTGGTAAGCTCAAGGTGATCGATCGCGATCGCATCGAAGAACGCAATCTTTCCACACAGCCCTACTACCGTTCAGATGTTGGGGCATTCAAGGCTAAGATTTTGGCGAATAACTTGTATCGGGCGATCGGAACTAAGGTAGAGGCAGAAACCAAAGAACTGACTTCGATAAATGCTGCTCAACTACTCAAAGAGAGTGGGTTAATTGTGGATGTCTTCGATAACAGCGTTGCTCGTCGAGTTGTCAAAGATTATGCCACTCACACTCAGACTCCCTGCCTTCATGCTGGACTCTCTGCGGATTACGCAGAAGTAATCTGGAATGATGTGTATCGAGTTCCATCTGATATCAATGATGATGTCTGTGACTATCCACTCGCACGTAATTTGGTGATGTTAACGGTAGCTGTGGCTTGTGAAGCGATCGTTTCTTTTATTGCAACAAGAGAACAACGGCACTTCACAATTACCTTAAAGGATTTGAGTGTTCAATCTCTCAATCTGTAA